Proteins from a single region of Lentimicrobium sp. L6:
- a CDS encoding MerR family transcriptional regulator, translating to MEIKHHQKLYYSIGEVAKMFDVNTSLIRFWEKEFEVIKPKKNKKGNRMFTPKDVDNFHLIFHLVKEKGYTLKGAKETLILENRKVKVDTEVEVLKTLKDTKAFLLKLREQL from the coding sequence ATGGAAATAAAACATCATCAAAAGCTTTATTATAGCATAGGCGAAGTAGCAAAAATGTTCGACGTCAATACCTCGCTCATTCGTTTTTGGGAAAAGGAATTTGAAGTGATCAAGCCCAAAAAGAATAAAAAAGGTAATCGCATGTTCACCCCTAAGGATGTGGACAATTTTCACCTCATCTTTCATCTAGTTAAAGAGAAAGGCTACACTTTAAAAGGGGCTAAAGAAACCCTCATTCTAGAGAATAGAAAAGTAAAAGTAGATACTGAGGTGGAAGTGCTGAAGACCTTGAAAGACACCAAAGCCTTTTTATTAAAGCTCCGCGAACAATTATAA
- a CDS encoding M23 family metallopeptidase, with product MGKKLYFFNQQTLQYEKVKPTIKNRLMRLLSVVFTGVLFSGVVILIAYTFFNSPKELMQQREIEQFKLQTKILDEKLEILEKVADNLQDRDDNIYRVIFETEPVASEIRQAGIGGSDRYEKLKGYKNSDLLINTTKKLDRLSNRLYVQSTSYDEVFDMAKNMDQMTACIPAIQPISDKYKRRISSFYGYRIHPIYKRRIFHDGLDFSAPTGTEIYATGDGVVESASRSSYGYGNKITIDHGYGYKTVYAHMHKFKVRKGQKVSRGQVIGSVGNSGLSTSPHLHYEVLRNDRKVNPIYYFFNDLSPQEYEEIISSANSSLGGGAL from the coding sequence ATGGGGAAGAAATTATACTTTTTTAATCAGCAAACTTTACAATACGAAAAGGTGAAACCGACCATCAAAAATCGTTTGATGCGGTTGCTATCTGTAGTGTTTACTGGAGTTCTGTTTTCGGGAGTTGTAATTCTTATTGCTTATACTTTTTTTAATTCTCCAAAGGAATTGATGCAACAACGTGAAATAGAACAATTCAAGCTTCAAACTAAAATATTGGATGAGAAGTTGGAAATTTTGGAAAAGGTTGCTGATAATTTACAGGATAGAGACGATAATATCTACCGAGTTATTTTTGAAACTGAGCCTGTTGCTAGCGAAATTCGTCAAGCTGGTATAGGAGGAAGTGATAGATACGAAAAACTAAAAGGTTATAAGAATAGTGACTTGCTGATAAATACCACCAAGAAATTGGACAGGTTGAGTAATAGACTTTATGTACAGTCTACCTCCTATGATGAAGTTTTCGATATGGCTAAGAATATGGATCAAATGACAGCCTGTATTCCAGCTATTCAACCTATAAGTGATAAATATAAAAGGAGGATCTCTTCGTTCTATGGCTACCGTATACATCCGATTTACAAGCGTAGGATTTTTCATGATGGTTTAGATTTTTCAGCACCAACCGGAACTGAAATTTATGCTACAGGTGATGGTGTCGTAGAGTCGGCTAGCCGTTCTAGTTATGGTTACGGAAATAAAATTACCATTGATCATGGTTATGGCTATAAGACCGTATATGCTCACATGCACAAGTTTAAGGTTAGAAAAGGACAGAAGGTGAGTAGGGGGCAAGTGATTGGTTCTGTTGGGAATAGTGGTTTGTCAACTAGTCCACATTTACATTATGAAGTTCTTCGCAATGATAGGAAAGTAAATCCTATATATTATTTCTTTAACGATTTAAGCCCTCAAGAATATGAAGAGATTATTAGTTCGGCTAATAGTTCTCTTGGAGGAGGAGCATTATAA